TGATAACCGGCGCCTATGAAGCTCTTCAGCACCGTGTTCTTCGCCATCATCGCCGACAATTCGGCCAGCGCTTCGGCTTCGCTCGCCGGAGCGGGCAGGTCGAGTGGCCGATCGAGGCGGATCGACTTCGGCACGGCCTGGCTGATCAGCGTTTCGACGGATGGAACGCCGATGGCGGCGAGCATCGCCCTGACGTCGTTGACGGAGGGACCGATATGGCGGGCCGAGAAAGGAGCAGGTGCTGCGGTCATTTCCAAGATCCTGTTGTCAGCCGATATGGGCTTTGTAGGCGGCCTCATCCATGAGGCTGTCGAGTTGACCTTCGTCGGAAAGCTTCATCTTCCAGAGCCAGCCGTCGCCGGTCGCCGCCGAATTGACCAGCGAAGGGTCGGCCGACAGTGAGCCGTTGGCCTCGGTAATCTCGCCGTCGACCGGCGCGTAAACGTCCGAAGCCGCCTTCACGGATTCGACGACGACGGCGGTATCGCCCTTGGCGAGCTTGCGGCCAATTTCCGGCAGCTCGACGAAAACGAGATCGCCGAGCTGTTCCTGCGCATAGTCGGTGATGCCGACAGTGGCGACGCCGCCTTCGACGCGGAGCCATTCATGGTCTTCAGTGAAATAGGTCTTTGCCATCTGGAGATCATCCTTTGCGGTAGCGGTGTGGGGTGAAGGGCAGGGACGTGACGTCGATCGGGATCTTCGTCCCGCGGACATCGGCGAAGAGTTTCGTGCCGGCCTTGGCCAGCGCGATGTTGACGTAGCCCATGGCGACCGGGTGGCCGGTCGAAGGGCCGAAGCCGCCTGATGTGACGTGGCCGGCCGGATTGCCGCCGGCATCGACGAGCGTCGCGCCCGCGCGCACCGGCTGGCGCCCGTCGGGCTTCAGGCCGACGCGTTTCTGCGACGGCCCGCGATCGAGGATCGAGCGCAGCGCGTCGGCGCCGATGAAATGGGCGGCGCGGACTTCCTTGGGGATCGCCCACATCAGGCCGGCGCTTGCCGGGTCGATCCCGGGCGTCAGGTCCTGGCCATGCAGGCAGAGCCCGGCCTCGAGGCGCAGGCTGTCGCGGGCGGCAAGGCCGATCCATTGCACGCGCTCGTCTTCCAGGAGTTTGGCGACCAAATCCCGCGCGTCCTTCTCCGGCAGGCCAACCTCGAA
This region of Mesorhizobium sp. M2A.F.Ca.ET.046.03.2.1 genomic DNA includes:
- the gcvH gene encoding glycine cleavage system protein GcvH — translated: MAKTYFTEDHEWLRVEGGVATVGITDYAQEQLGDLVFVELPEIGRKLAKGDTAVVVESVKAASDVYAPVDGEITEANGSLSADPSLVNSAATGDGWLWKMKLSDEGQLDSLMDEAAYKAHIG